The proteins below come from a single Numenius arquata chromosome 19, bNumArq3.hap1.1, whole genome shotgun sequence genomic window:
- the ZBTB34 gene encoding zinc finger and BTB domain-containing protein 34, translated as MDDVEICLFNWRNRLLFTSVEMDSSSFIQFDVPEYSNTVLSQLNELRLQGKLCDIIVHIQGQPFRAHKAVLAASSPYFRDHSALSTMSGLSISVIKNPNVFEQLLSFCYTGRMSLQLKDVVSFLTAASFLQMQCVIDKCTQILESIHSKISVGDVDSVTVGAEDNSENRNGVKDSSYFANPIEISPPYCSQVRQSAAGGDLRMETAPGKALRSRLQEEGHSDRGSSGSISEYEIQIEGDHEQGDLIVRESQIAEVKVKTEKAERPSCSDSSSLGDDGYHTEMVDGEQVVAVNVGSYGSVLQHVYSFTHGSSQAAGVSETFGSLSNTSPSRSMLSCFRGGRARQKRVPTGHLHGDVQGLVQGADSEAMVSNPGYENSPRERNTRGHWYPYNERLICIYCGKSFNQKGSLDRHMRLHMGITPFVCKFCGKKYTRKDQLEYHIRGHTDDKPFRCEICGKCFPFQGTLNQHLRKNHPGVTEVRNRVESPDRTEAFVEQKVDNDASASEAMDSSMEIHAMSNASD; from the exons ATGGATGATGTTGAGATCTGTTTGTTCAATTGGAGAAACAG attgcTCTTTACATCAGTAGAAATGGACAGCAGCAGTTTCATTCAGTTCGATGTGCCCGAGTACAGCAACACTGTTCTGAGCCAGTTAAATGAGCTCCGCCTGCAAGGGAAGCTGTGTGACATAATTGTGCACATTCAGGGTCAGCCGTTCCGAGCCCATAAAGCCGTCTTAGCTGCCAGTTCTCCCTATTTCCGTGACCATTCAGCATTAAGCACCATGAGTGGCTTATCAATATCAGTTATTAAAAATCCCAATGTTTTTGAGCAGTTGCTGTCGTTTTGTTACACTGGAAGGATGTCCTTACAGCTGAAGGACGTCGTGAGCTTTCTCACCGCAGCCAGCTTTTTGCAGATGCAGTGCGTCATTGACAAATGCACACAGATACTGGAGAGCATTCACTCCAAGATCAGTGTTGGTGATGTTGACTCTGTCACGGTTGGTGCTGAAGACAATTCAGAAAATCGCAATGGAGTTAAAGACAGCAGCTACTTTGCCAATCCCATTGAGATCTCTCCCCCCTATTGCTCTCAGGTGCGACAGTCGGCAGCGGGCGGTGACCTCAGGATGGAAACTGCTCCAGGCAAAGCCCTGCGCAGCCGTCTGCAAGAAGAAGGGCACTCGGATCGAGGAAGCAGCGGGAGTATCTCTGAATATGAGATTCAGATTGAAGGGGATCATGAGCAAGGAGACCTGATAGTAAGGGAAAGTCAGATTGCAGAGGTGAAAGTTAAAACGGAGAAGGCAGAGCGGCCGAGCTGCTCAGACAGCTCTTCCCTGGGCGATGATGGGTACCACACCGAGATGGTGGATGGAGAACAAGTGGTGGCAGTCAATGTCGGTTCCTATGGGTCTGTCTTACAGCATGTCTATTCGTTTACCCATGGCTCGTCGCAGGCTGCAGGCGTGTCCGAAACCTTCGGCAGCCTGAGCAATACGAGCCCTTCCAGGTCAATGCTGAGCTGCTTCCGAGGGGGTCGTGCGCGCCAGAAACGGGTACCCACCGGTCACCTGCACGGTGATGTCCAGGGCTTGGTGCAAGGGGCTGACAGTGAAGCCATGGTGAGTAACCCAGGATATGAGAATAGTCCACGGGAAAGAAATACAAGGGGTCACTGGTATCCGTACAATGAGAGGCTCATTTGTATTTACTGTGGAAAGTCTTTCAACCAGAAAGGGAGCCTTGATCGACACATGCGGTTGCACATGGGAATAACTCCTTTCGTGTGCAAGTTTTGTGGGAAGAAATACACCCGCAAGGACCAACTCGAGTATCATATTCGTGGTCACACAGATGACAAGCCCTTTCGCTGTGAGATCTgtggaaaatgttttcctttccaggGTACGCTAAACCAGCATTTGCGAAAAAATCACCCTGGGGTAACAGAAGTAAGAAACAGGGTAGAGTCTCCAGACAGAACAGAAGCTTTTGTGGAACAGAAAGTAGATAATGATGCTTCAGCTTCTGAAGCTATGGATTCTAGTATGGAAATTCATGCAATGTCTAACGCATCTGATTAA